From a single Streptomyces misionensis genomic region:
- a CDS encoding isocitrate lyase/phosphoenolpyruvate mutase family protein, producing the protein MLAGAPCFHRCQYSLPARDEDHSSTGERVSISTIGNETRLAALRDYFAREKPVRIVEVHSPLAAVIAEHAQGKGPDKREFHGFWSSSLTDSALRGLPDIELLDMELRLSWIDQIFSVSTLPLVMDGDTGGQTLHFEHMVKAMERRGVSAVVIEDKAGEKRNSLLPGDGLHTMARVDEFCEKISRGKAAQSSTDFMIIARLEGLITGLPRQEILDRAAAYVAAGADGLVLHSRSSDEAPLLDLARELRRRHPGTPLVAIPTAYPSVTEEELHAAGFDLIIYANQMLRAATRAMEEVSHRILDHGRALEAGEMCIETSKLLSMPDDKRPIVRAPRN; encoded by the coding sequence ATGCTCGCGGGCGCCCCGTGCTTCCATCGCTGTCAGTATTCACTCCCGGCCAGAGATGAAGACCATTCGTCGACAGGGGAAAGAGTGAGTATCTCCACCATAGGCAACGAGACCCGTTTGGCGGCGCTTCGGGATTATTTCGCCCGAGAAAAGCCCGTGCGCATCGTCGAAGTGCACAGTCCGCTGGCCGCCGTCATCGCGGAACATGCCCAGGGAAAGGGCCCCGACAAAAGGGAGTTCCACGGGTTCTGGTCGAGTTCGCTGACCGACTCGGCACTGCGCGGACTCCCGGACATCGAACTGCTCGACATGGAACTGCGGCTGTCCTGGATCGACCAGATCTTCTCCGTGAGCACGCTGCCCCTCGTCATGGACGGGGACACCGGAGGACAGACGCTCCACTTCGAACACATGGTCAAGGCGATGGAACGCCGCGGTGTCTCGGCCGTGGTGATCGAGGACAAGGCCGGGGAGAAACGGAACTCCCTGCTGCCGGGTGACGGGCTGCACACGATGGCCCGGGTCGACGAGTTCTGCGAGAAGATCTCCCGCGGAAAGGCCGCCCAGTCCTCCACCGACTTCATGATCATCGCGCGGCTGGAGGGGCTCATCACCGGCCTGCCGCGACAGGAGATCCTGGACCGTGCCGCCGCCTACGTGGCGGCCGGAGCGGACGGTCTGGTGCTCCACAGCCGCAGCTCGGACGAGGCGCCCCTGCTCGACCTGGCCCGGGAGCTGCGCAGACGGCACCCGGGCACCCCCCTGGTGGCGATCCCCACGGCCTACCCGTCCGTGACCGAGGAAGAACTCCACGCGGCGGGCTTCGACCTGATCATCTACGCCAACCAGATGCTCCGCGCGGCGACCAGGGCGATGGAGGAGGTCAGCCACCGCATCCTCGACCACGGCCGCGCCCTGGAAGCCGGCGAGATGTGCATCGAGACCTCGAAGCTCCTGTCGATGCCCGACGACAAGAGGCCCATCGTGCGTGCCCCGCGCAACTGA
- a CDS encoding GNAT family N-acetyltransferase: MITVRIRQAGAADAASVADLVQEVYRPFTAGFRPTALRWSDEAVRACASSWLMAHAEDELVGVVHQTPDPAGHTLDALSVSAPWRRRGIGTRLVAAVEERALGLGTRRMVVALRDSLGANIEFFTSLGYRPTGPFPPAHHLYVKEIGVRE; encoded by the coding sequence GTGATCACCGTCCGGATCCGGCAGGCGGGCGCCGCCGACGCGGCGTCCGTGGCGGACCTGGTCCAGGAGGTGTACCGGCCGTTCACGGCGGGGTTCCGGCCGACCGCTCTGCGCTGGTCCGACGAGGCCGTCCGCGCCTGCGCCTCATCCTGGCTGATGGCGCACGCGGAGGACGAACTCGTGGGCGTGGTGCACCAGACGCCGGATCCGGCGGGACACACCCTGGACGCGCTGTCCGTCAGCGCCCCCTGGCGCCGGCGCGGCATAGGGACGCGACTGGTCGCCGCCGTGGAGGAGCGGGCCCTCGGTCTGGGAACGCGCCGCATGGTCGTCGCCCTGCGCGACAGCCTCGGCGCCAACATCGAGTTCTTCACCTCCCTGGGGTACCGGCCGACGGGACCGTTCCCCCCGGCCCACCACCTGTACGTCAAAGAGATCGGTGTACGAGAGTGA
- a CDS encoding ATP-grasp domain-containing protein has product MSESRTRVLVLGRDKEWARRAMDTFSDTHEFVRLPADAERHGALPGPELLRAADELMARRPFAAVVATSESTMLAAGFLRSQYGLPGLDYAQSLLVTNKWRMRGRLSSVVPSPRAWLSGRFLADGPRDGADVTEVVVKPIASSASRDVRRMPVGRARDWLAGQDGLWLVEEAVAVEREFHCDGAFHDGRVNWLVISEYDRPALQTAGTWGTSFLRRDDPLRPRLTELTHRVIEELDAGDGVFHVEFLYDGARLSFGEVGMRPAGAGWGELLRVTTGADIWGAFVATQLGMDSLGFAPLRPAAEISGMLWARPNPDGSLPLPAAQAGRLPGVVLIGEGNRARGADPTNSCDFEYRAYFEGLTPEGADRLRAAVMTPSGAGPVTTGIGTAE; this is encoded by the coding sequence GTGTCGGAATCCAGGACCCGCGTGCTCGTGCTCGGGCGCGACAAGGAATGGGCCCGCCGGGCCATGGACACCTTCTCGGACACCCACGAGTTCGTCCGTCTCCCCGCCGACGCCGAGCGGCACGGCGCCCTGCCCGGACCCGAACTCCTGCGCGCCGCCGACGAGCTGATGGCCCGCCGGCCGTTCGCCGCGGTGGTGGCGACGAGCGAGAGCACCATGCTCGCCGCCGGTTTCCTGCGCAGCCAGTACGGCCTGCCGGGACTCGACTACGCGCAGAGCCTGCTGGTCACGAACAAGTGGCGGATGCGCGGCAGGCTCAGCTCCGTGGTGCCCTCCCCCCGCGCCTGGCTGTCCGGACGGTTCCTGGCCGACGGGCCGCGGGACGGGGCCGACGTCACCGAGGTCGTCGTCAAACCGATCGCCTCCTCGGCGTCGCGCGACGTACGCCGGATGCCGGTCGGCCGGGCCCGCGACTGGCTCGCGGGCCAGGACGGCCTGTGGCTGGTCGAGGAGGCCGTCGCGGTCGAGCGTGAGTTCCACTGCGACGGTGCCTTCCACGACGGCCGGGTCAACTGGCTGGTGATCTCCGAGTACGACCGGCCGGCGTTGCAGACCGCCGGCACCTGGGGCACGTCGTTCCTGCGCCGCGACGACCCGCTGCGGCCCCGGCTGACCGAACTCACCCACCGGGTGATCGAGGAACTCGACGCCGGCGACGGCGTCTTCCACGTGGAGTTCCTGTACGACGGTGCCCGCCTGTCCTTCGGTGAGGTCGGCATGCGCCCGGCCGGTGCCGGCTGGGGGGAACTGCTGCGCGTCACGACCGGAGCGGACATCTGGGGCGCCTTCGTGGCCACGCAGCTCGGCATGGACAGTCTCGGCTTCGCGCCGCTGCGTCCGGCGGCCGAGATCAGCGGGATGCTGTGGGCCCGCCCCAACCCCGACGGCAGCCTGCCGCTGCCCGCGGCGCAGGCCGGCCGGTTGCCCGGCGTCGTCCTCATCGGCGAGGGGAACCGGGCCCGGGGCGCCGATCCGACGAACTCCTGCGACTTCGAGTACCGCGCCTACTTCGAGGGACTGACCCCCGAGGGGGCCGACCGGCTGCGCGCCGCCGTCATGACCCCGAGCGGCGCTGGGCCGGTGACCACGGGAATCGGCACGGCCGAATGA
- a CDS encoding ATP-grasp domain-containing protein, producing the protein MTVVCLGYRAGFVEAARRRDLDLHFVVDKLKPGLSGLSYTRVADLADAEEVLRAVTEYPGGGISAVVTGHEHPMFAATVLRSVFGLPGDTDPARCLRFRDKRIQKAAVSPAVPTAECVYVKPSDPDYAALAERLGATFVVKPADGFGSQATEAVHDQAELDDYLRRHPFVSDVRTVAESYVEGREIHVDGVWWDGRPVWAAVSSYLDPLMGWTRGKAVADAPLGPAESELADRATRFASDVLRELAAPDTVFHLEAFIRPDGELVLGEVGARPAGALTPEVLRMTHGVDLYGATIDVALGRVPELPGQESEPAELFGWIYLVRSPDPELTEDSFRDRFELVELDYPAPENGRQGIYGRCGHAIVKAATHKELVHELRAIADFNRSA; encoded by the coding sequence GTGACTGTTGTCTGTCTGGGGTATCGAGCGGGGTTCGTCGAGGCGGCTCGGCGGCGCGACCTCGATCTGCACTTCGTCGTCGACAAGCTCAAGCCGGGGCTGAGCGGCCTGTCGTACACGAGGGTCGCCGACCTCGCCGACGCCGAGGAGGTCCTGCGTGCCGTGACGGAGTACCCGGGCGGCGGCATCAGCGCGGTCGTCACCGGCCATGAACACCCCATGTTCGCGGCGACCGTACTGCGTTCGGTGTTCGGGCTGCCCGGCGACACCGACCCGGCGCGGTGCCTGAGGTTCCGCGACAAACGGATCCAGAAGGCTGCCGTGTCCCCGGCCGTTCCGACGGCCGAGTGCGTGTACGTGAAACCCTCCGATCCCGACTACGCGGCACTGGCGGAACGCCTGGGCGCGACCTTCGTGGTCAAGCCGGCGGACGGCTTCGGCTCCCAGGCCACGGAGGCCGTCCACGACCAGGCCGAACTCGACGACTACCTGCGCCGCCATCCGTTCGTGTCCGACGTCCGGACGGTCGCCGAGTCGTACGTCGAGGGACGCGAGATCCACGTCGACGGCGTGTGGTGGGACGGCCGGCCCGTCTGGGCGGCGGTGTCGAGCTACCTGGACCCGCTGATGGGCTGGACCCGGGGGAAGGCGGTCGCCGACGCACCCCTCGGCCCCGCCGAGAGCGAACTGGCCGACCGCGCCACCCGGTTCGCGTCCGACGTGCTGCGCGAACTGGCCGCCCCCGACACCGTCTTCCACCTCGAGGCGTTCATCAGGCCCGACGGGGAACTGGTCCTGGGCGAGGTGGGAGCGCGGCCGGCCGGCGCCTTGACACCCGAGGTGCTGCGCATGACACACGGAGTCGATCTGTACGGTGCCACGATCGACGTGGCCCTCGGCCGGGTGCCCGAGCTGCCCGGGCAGGAGAGCGAGCCCGCCGAGCTGTTCGGCTGGATCTACCTCGTCCGCAGCCCCGACCCGGAGCTGACGGAGGACTCCTTCCGCGACCGCTTCGAGCTGGTCGAACTGGACTATCCCGCGCCGGAGAACGGCCGGCAGGGCATCTACGGCCGCTGCGGACACGCCATCGTCAAGGCGGCGACCCACAAGGAACTGGTGCACGAACTGCGTGCGATAGCTGACTTCAACCGGAGCGCCTAA
- a CDS encoding ATP-grasp domain-containing protein, which produces MVRDVGGGGDRVLLLGAKPDESVAALGERGARITCVATPRHAASLSGRGLVERIVVVEDPMDAEQVLLGLARDAIALGEFDVVTSALEHGLVAAALIGASCAARALPLSAAVLLRDKQAQKAALRRAGVPLARSAVFVQPGELAQAVAEVGGLPVVVKPPSGAGAQDTRALRRAADVTRWQREHGAGPWLCEEFVPGDELHIDGAVRDGRVAEICVSRYFRNQITALDGALNGSVALRAAAEEARYTRARHLVRQTADALGFADGVYHLEAFEQADGTLVFGECGGRIAGGRIDRTVLLTTGVDLHRHWAAAVLGAAPPARTDGPLDGALFGWVTLSAPPGRVLSMPSVEDIRARSGVVDAELKLAVGSVMTSPRTTTTRAGRAVVRGTSVADVESTAADVAAWFTAAARSAAAS; this is translated from the coding sequence ATGGTGCGTGATGTCGGTGGTGGCGGCGACCGGGTCCTGCTGCTCGGCGCGAAGCCGGACGAGTCCGTGGCGGCACTGGGGGAGCGGGGGGCACGGATCACCTGTGTCGCCACGCCCCGGCACGCGGCCTCGCTGTCGGGGCGCGGCCTGGTCGAGCGGATCGTGGTGGTCGAGGACCCGATGGACGCCGAGCAGGTCCTGCTGGGACTCGCCCGGGACGCGATCGCGCTCGGCGAGTTCGACGTGGTCACCAGCGCCCTGGAGCACGGCCTGGTGGCGGCCGCGCTGATCGGCGCGTCCTGCGCGGCGCGTGCGCTGCCCCTGTCCGCCGCGGTGCTGTTGCGCGACAAGCAGGCCCAGAAGGCGGCACTGCGCCGCGCCGGCGTGCCGTTGGCGCGGTCCGCGGTCTTCGTGCAGCCGGGAGAGCTGGCGCAGGCCGTCGCCGAGGTGGGCGGGCTGCCGGTCGTCGTCAAGCCGCCGTCGGGGGCGGGGGCCCAGGACACCAGGGCGCTGCGCCGCGCCGCCGACGTCACCCGCTGGCAGCGGGAGCACGGCGCGGGTCCCTGGCTGTGCGAGGAGTTCGTGCCGGGCGACGAACTGCACATCGACGGCGCGGTCAGAGACGGCCGGGTGGCCGAGATCTGCGTGTCCCGGTACTTCAGGAATCAGATCACCGCGCTGGACGGCGCGCTCAACGGCTCGGTCGCGCTGCGGGCCGCGGCGGAGGAGGCGCGCTACACACGGGCCCGGCACCTGGTCCGGCAGACGGCCGACGCCCTGGGCTTCGCCGACGGGGTGTACCACCTGGAGGCCTTCGAGCAGGCGGACGGCACCCTCGTCTTCGGCGAGTGCGGCGGCCGTATCGCGGGCGGACGCATCGACCGGACCGTCCTGCTGACCACGGGCGTCGATCTGCACCGGCACTGGGCGGCGGCGGTGCTGGGCGCCGCCCCGCCCGCACGGACCGATGGGCCCCTCGACGGCGCTCTGTTCGGCTGGGTGACCCTGAGCGCTCCGCCCGGAAGGGTGCTGTCCATGCCCTCGGTCGAGGACATCCGGGCCAGGTCCGGCGTGGTCGACGCGGAGCTGAAGCTCGCGGTGGGCTCGGTCATGACGAGCCCCCGGACCACCACCACCCGCGCCGGCCGCGCCGTGGTGCGGGGAACGAGCGTCGCGGACGTGGAGTCGACCGCGGCGGACGTCGCCGCCTGGTTCACGGCCGCCGCACGTTCCGCCGCCGCGTCCTGA
- a CDS encoding LLM class flavin-dependent oxidoreductase → MPAQRREQMVMGAYVSYGTGHHAASWRHPASDTTATRNLDHYVEVTRLAERHLFDTLFLSDAPAVFNDDRAGFGGRVTFFEPLTLLSALAMVSRDIGLVATSSTTYKEPYNLAREYASLDIISRGRAAWNLVTTSKLAAAANFGMPAHPAHAERYQRADEFIDIVRGLWDTWEDDAFPADKARGRFYDPAKRHKVRHRGKVFSLDAELNVSRPPQGHPVIVQAGSSEAGRELAARTAEMVFTAQSDLDSAVVFAKDLDRRASRYPRLNPGIIILPGLTVYAGETGKEAQEKVEELQSLIRPEFGLSMLSDLVGGFDLSGCDIEGPLPKLPPSNANTSRRALIEKLAYEDGLNIRQLYERMTTSRGHMTLIGSYDTVTDEIVRWFENGAADGFNIMPPLLPESLVDFSENILPRLQHRGVFKRRYQPGTLRDKLGLRRPENQSRDRERHHS, encoded by the coding sequence ATGCCCGCACAGCGCAGGGAACAGATGGTCATGGGTGCCTACGTGTCGTACGGCACCGGCCACCACGCCGCCTCGTGGCGGCATCCCGCAAGCGACACCACCGCCACGCGCAACCTCGACCACTACGTCGAGGTGACCCGCCTGGCCGAGCGCCACCTGTTCGACACGCTGTTCCTGTCCGACGCCCCGGCCGTGTTCAACGACGACCGAGCCGGCTTCGGCGGACGGGTGACCTTCTTCGAACCGCTCACCCTGCTGAGCGCGCTGGCCATGGTCAGCCGGGACATAGGCCTGGTGGCGACGTCCTCGACGACGTACAAGGAGCCGTACAACCTCGCCCGCGAGTACGCCAGCCTCGACATCATCTCGCGGGGGCGCGCCGCCTGGAACCTGGTGACCACGTCGAAGCTCGCGGCGGCCGCGAACTTCGGGATGCCGGCCCACCCCGCGCACGCCGAGCGTTACCAGCGGGCGGACGAGTTCATCGACATCGTCCGCGGGCTCTGGGACACCTGGGAGGACGACGCGTTCCCCGCCGACAAGGCGCGGGGCCGGTTCTACGACCCCGCCAAACGGCACAAGGTCCGGCATCGCGGCAAGGTCTTCTCGCTGGACGCGGAACTCAACGTCTCACGGCCACCACAGGGCCACCCGGTCATCGTGCAGGCCGGATCGTCCGAGGCGGGCCGTGAACTGGCCGCGCGGACCGCCGAGATGGTTTTCACGGCCCAGTCGGACCTGGACTCCGCCGTCGTGTTCGCGAAGGACCTCGACCGGCGCGCGTCCCGCTACCCGAGGCTGAACCCGGGCATCATCATCCTTCCCGGCCTCACCGTGTACGCGGGCGAGACCGGGAAAGAGGCCCAGGAGAAGGTCGAGGAACTGCAGTCGCTCATCCGGCCGGAGTTCGGCCTGAGCATGCTCTCGGATCTCGTCGGCGGATTCGACCTGTCCGGGTGCGACATCGAAGGGCCGCTGCCGAAGCTGCCGCCCAGCAACGCGAACACCAGCCGCCGCGCGCTGATAGAGAAACTCGCCTACGAGGACGGCCTGAACATACGCCAGCTGTACGAGAGGATGACCACTTCCCGTGGCCACATGACTCTCATCGGCAGCTATGACACGGTCACCGACGAAATCGTCAGGTGGTTCGAGAACGGTGCCGCCGACGGATTCAACATCATGCCGCCGCTGCTCCCGGAAAGCCTCGTCGACTTCTCCGAGAACATTCTTCCCCGGCTCCAGCACAGGGGAGTCTTCAAACGCCGGTACCAGCCCGGGACCCTGCGCGACAAGCTGGGGCTGCGGCGCCCCGAGAACCAGTCACGCGACCGAGAACGTCACCACTCCTGA
- a CDS encoding homocitrate synthase/isopropylmalate synthase family protein, with protein MRDDLILEDTTLRDGEQTPGVALSAEKKVKIFNALVDAGVRWIEPGIPTMGGEEVRALKEMLERRDEVTLIGWNRGVRSDVQKSIDLGFRAVHIGLPTSDNHLKNSVRRDRAWLLSTAQDMVKMAKDQGCFVSISAEDIGRTEPEFLKEYAVAVAEAGADRLRLSDTIGILSPSQYAERVRAITGVCDIDLQAHCHNDFGMAVANTLAAIEAGVRYFHVTVNGIGERAGMADLAQVVMSLLQWYDVDLGIDTSRLTALSRLVSHACGFPSSPWQPIVGPNVFAHESGIHTTGMLRDSSTFEPFPPDRVGGERKLLVGKHSGRGVIAHALGEDGADLEADVLDELLREVRAEAIATGGTVPAHRLREMAGKARAAQR; from the coding sequence ATGCGCGATGACCTGATCCTTGAGGACACCACCCTGCGCGACGGCGAGCAGACCCCCGGGGTGGCCCTGTCGGCGGAGAAGAAGGTCAAGATCTTCAACGCCCTCGTCGACGCCGGCGTGCGCTGGATCGAACCCGGCATCCCCACGATGGGCGGCGAGGAGGTCAGGGCCCTCAAGGAAATGCTCGAGCGCCGCGACGAGGTCACCCTCATCGGCTGGAACCGCGGTGTGCGCAGTGACGTGCAGAAGAGCATCGACCTGGGCTTCCGGGCCGTGCACATCGGCCTGCCCACCTCCGACAACCACCTGAAGAACTCGGTGCGCAGGGACCGCGCGTGGCTGCTGTCCACCGCCCAGGACATGGTCAAGATGGCCAAGGACCAGGGCTGCTTCGTCAGCATCAGCGCGGAGGACATCGGGCGCACCGAGCCCGAGTTCCTCAAGGAGTACGCCGTCGCCGTCGCCGAGGCGGGCGCGGACCGGCTGCGCCTGTCCGACACCATCGGCATCCTGTCGCCCAGCCAGTACGCCGAACGGGTACGCGCCATCACCGGGGTCTGCGACATCGACCTCCAGGCGCACTGCCACAACGACTTCGGGATGGCGGTGGCCAACACGCTGGCCGCCATCGAGGCCGGGGTGCGGTACTTCCACGTGACGGTCAACGGCATCGGCGAGCGGGCCGGCATGGCGGACCTCGCCCAGGTGGTGATGAGCCTGCTCCAGTGGTACGACGTCGACCTCGGCATCGACACCAGCCGGCTCACCGCGCTGTCCCGCCTGGTCTCCCACGCCTGCGGCTTCCCCTCCTCGCCGTGGCAGCCGATCGTGGGCCCCAACGTCTTCGCGCACGAGTCCGGCATCCACACCACCGGCATGCTCCGGGACTCCTCCACGTTCGAGCCCTTTCCCCCGGACCGGGTCGGCGGCGAGCGCAAGCTCCTCGTGGGCAAGCACTCCGGCCGCGGTGTGATCGCCCACGCGCTCGGCGAGGACGGTGCCGACCTGGAGGCGGACGTGCTGGACGAGCTGCTGCGGGAGGTGCGGGCCGAGGCCATCGCCACCGGTGGCACCGTCCCCGCGCACCGGCTGCGCGAGATGGCCGGCAAGGCCCGCGCCGCGCAGCGCTGA
- a CDS encoding 3-isopropylmalate dehydratase large subunit, with translation MTSELVAGVPLAEQIIAGHLAGEEGPVAPGRLVTVRPDRVYVQDGNAPTVARLYEQHGFTTVFDPERVSFVFDHSVLVADVDMADRMKDADRFAARLGVDVRARGQGISHVLAAELGWFSPGALVLGSDSHTCVGGAFGALGLGMGASDIVAAMVTGTTWLRVPETVEVRFTGTPARATRPRDVLLSLLRDKGQEPFLYRSVEFTGAWVRALSRDASASLASLGVELGAKCVFVPDEQETIPTGTAPGLARVDFDISGLQPTVALPHLPARTVPLDEAAGTPISYVFLGSCTNSRLEDIAEAAAVVRGHRVPAGVQFVVTPGSNAVYRDAMRAGYIDTLLTAGAVVTPAGCGACVGTQGPLPARGENVLSTMNRNFRGRMGNPEADIYLSSPVVAAATALSGAIPRVEDLP, from the coding sequence ATGACGAGCGAACTCGTAGCCGGCGTCCCGCTGGCCGAACAGATCATCGCCGGCCACCTGGCCGGCGAGGAGGGCCCGGTCGCACCGGGCCGGCTGGTCACCGTCCGTCCCGACCGGGTCTACGTGCAGGACGGCAACGCGCCCACCGTCGCCAGACTGTACGAGCAGCACGGCTTCACGACGGTCTTCGACCCGGAACGGGTGAGCTTCGTCTTCGACCACTCCGTTCTCGTGGCCGACGTCGACATGGCGGACCGGATGAAGGACGCGGACCGCTTCGCGGCACGTCTCGGGGTGGACGTACGCGCACGCGGACAGGGAATCAGCCACGTCCTCGCCGCCGAGCTCGGCTGGTTCTCCCCGGGCGCCCTGGTGCTGGGCTCCGACTCCCACACCTGTGTGGGCGGCGCCTTCGGGGCGCTGGGGCTCGGCATGGGCGCCTCGGACATCGTCGCCGCGATGGTGACGGGCACCACCTGGCTGCGGGTCCCCGAGACCGTCGAGGTGAGGTTCACCGGGACACCGGCCCGGGCCACCCGGCCGCGGGACGTCCTCCTCAGCCTCTTGCGGGACAAGGGCCAGGAGCCCTTCCTGTACCGGTCGGTGGAGTTCACCGGCGCGTGGGTGCGCGCGCTGTCGCGCGACGCGTCCGCGAGCCTGGCCAGCCTGGGCGTCGAACTCGGCGCGAAGTGCGTGTTCGTCCCCGACGAGCAGGAGACGATCCCCACCGGGACGGCCCCGGGACTCGCCCGCGTCGACTTCGACATCAGCGGTCTCCAGCCGACCGTGGCGCTCCCGCACCTCCCGGCCCGGACCGTGCCGCTCGACGAGGCGGCGGGCACCCCGATCTCGTACGTCTTCCTGGGCAGTTGCACCAACAGCCGGCTGGAGGACATCGCCGAGGCGGCCGCGGTCGTGCGCGGCCACAGGGTGCCCGCGGGAGTCCAGTTCGTGGTGACCCCGGGCTCGAACGCCGTGTACCGGGACGCCATGCGCGCCGGCTACATCGACACTCTGCTGACCGCGGGAGCCGTGGTCACCCCGGCCGGCTGCGGCGCCTGCGTGGGCACCCAGGGCCCGCTGCCCGCCCGGGGCGAGAACGTGCTGTCCACCATGAACCGCAACTTCCGCGGCCGGATGGGCAATCCCGAGGCCGACATCTACCTGTCCTCGCCCGTCGTGGCCGCCGCCACCGCGCTGTCCGGTGCGATTCCCCGTGTGGAGGACCTGCCGTGA
- a CDS encoding class I SAM-dependent methyltransferase, giving the protein MSTTEAKFDGLANNYDQARPRYPAELFQHLVEYLPKAGRLRVVDAGAGTGIALEGLLPQLPADAEVHAVDVSTDMIRVGREKFPQVVWHEGTAEGYLASCPSATLDLVVAAQSYQWMDRAAYVREAARSLSPTGVCLVVQNNRNHAAGGFAAAYEDLLEELSPGYSRSYRSFDIAAELGGTFTRVERRAADWTQTLTVEEFVTMSSSSTQAQRAVAAVGPVFYARVRRLCAQHESGGRLELPYVSEAFYAVRPQ; this is encoded by the coding sequence TTGTCCACCACCGAAGCCAAGTTCGACGGACTGGCCAACAACTACGACCAGGCTCGGCCGCGCTACCCCGCCGAACTGTTCCAGCACCTCGTCGAGTACCTCCCGAAGGCCGGCCGGCTGCGGGTCGTCGACGCCGGGGCCGGCACCGGCATCGCCCTCGAGGGACTGCTGCCGCAACTGCCCGCCGACGCGGAGGTGCACGCCGTCGACGTCTCGACGGACATGATCCGCGTCGGGCGCGAGAAGTTCCCGCAGGTCGTATGGCATGAGGGCACGGCCGAGGGCTACCTCGCCTCGTGCCCGTCCGCCACCCTCGACCTCGTGGTCGCCGCCCAGTCCTACCAGTGGATGGACCGGGCCGCCTACGTGCGGGAGGCCGCCAGGAGCCTGAGCCCCACCGGGGTGTGCCTGGTCGTCCAGAACAACCGCAACCACGCGGCCGGCGGGTTCGCCGCCGCCTACGAGGACCTGCTGGAGGAACTCTCCCCGGGCTACAGCCGCTCCTACCGCAGCTTCGACATCGCCGCCGAACTGGGCGGGACGTTCACGCGGGTGGAGCGCCGAGCGGCGGACTGGACCCAGACGCTGACGGTCGAGGAATTCGTCACCATGAGCTCCTCCTCCACGCAGGCCCAGCGCGCCGTGGCCGCCGTCGGGCCGGTCTTCTACGCCCGGGTGCGCCGGCTGTGCGCGCAGCACGAAAGCGGTGGGCGATTGGAACTCCCGTACGTCAGCGAGGCGTTCTACGCCGTCCGACCGCAGTGA